The Taeniopygia guttata chromosome 9, bTaeGut7.mat, whole genome shotgun sequence genome segment CTTTTCAAGTCTGCTCCCTTGCAAGTCTATCTACTTACAGATACATTGAAAAAAAGCACAACCTGTTTTATGTTCCAGGGGATCTGAGTAGCAATACAACACTACATTCATCAACAGAGTCAGACTAATCATtactttcacagaatcactgagtAATTCAGATCAGAGAGAACCTGTGGGTCCTGTGTGGTCCAGCCCCTGACTAGGCCTAGCTCAGCTAGGTCAAGGCTGCTCATGGCCCTCCACACACAAATTCTGAATGTGTCCTGGGATTACACAACTGCTGCAAGACCCCAGTGCAATGCTTTGTTATCTTGGCGATTGCTTTCTAAACTACCATTTAACTGGAATTTTCTGACTTACATTAACATGGTCCTCAGCTTCAGGAAGTCATTATGCTCTGGATTCTCCACTTCAACTACGCCCCATGGGTAGAGCCGACCTCTAACTTTTTTACCTTTTGCTTCAATGAGTTGATTGGAGCCCACTACACAAAATGGAATGCTGGCCTGAAAGCCAAAAGTGCAAAAGTTACTCATAATGAACCAGGTCAAACAACTGCAAGAACTACTCTTgttctgctcagagctgcatATTATGATAATAAgttcataattattttaaattaaaggtgtaaaataaataaaaggaactgCTGCCACCATCTTCCAAGCTAGGGAAGCCTGGGCAGAGACACAGTGACTCACTCCAGTTTGCATTGAAGGTCTTGCTCTAAAGCCATCTGAGCAGTCTGAAAAAGTACAATATCCACGTGTATAACTTATTAAACCAGTCACACCTTCAGGAGTCTGGTCTGCTCTTTAaaatcttcatcttcatctgaTTCAGCATCAGGCAGGTGATAAATCTTGATGCCATGCTCTTCTATTTCATCCAGAATCTGATATAAGCGATAAAAGAAATCGATACAATGTACATGGAGAATCAGTACTTTTAAATCTTAACATAAAATTACTTAATACACAGTCTCTTAAGAAATCTGTACTTATCTTACTGATCCAAATTGCTCAACAAGGATTTAGTTTTAAATACTATATTTCTTCATGATATTCAAGAACTACTTGCCATGGACTTTCATACAAACAATAGTGTTCACAAAAAACATCGCTCTTTGTGGAAACTGTGCTTTGTTAAACTTTTGCAATTTCTTTTGTAATAATAAAGGTGTTGGCTCAGAAATCATACTTGCTTTCTACAGTTTAACCTCCTTGCTCTTACCTCTGAATTACTACttgggggagggaggggtgggagtGTTTGAAAATCTGAGATATAGAGACActataaatacttttttcttcatGACTGCCACTAATGGTATCTGCACCAGGAATCCATTTACCATAGACCCCAAAATTTGctctttaaaaatgaataatctTTACTTCTGCAGAATTCTAGCACTCTAAACATACCTACTAGAGTATACTATATATAAAGTCTCTCTTTTTATTCCAGATTGGGTAAAATAGCTATAAAGATTTTCAGAATAACTGACAAAAATCATGAAGTTTTCAATACAAAAGCTAAGACTGGAGCACGCCTTTGACAAGTTAATTCTAACACTCCTTTCTAAACTTCATAGCTGTTATTAGCTCACAAAGGTTTGTTGAATCCCACCTGCTCCAAGCAAATACAGCATCAAGTCCTGCATGACTGAATGTGTTAAGAGGTCTTGTCCATGGAAGACAGAACTGGAATGATTTAGAATGAGTGACAtaggggaagaaaaacaacCTCACAATCAGAAACATCTCTGAAAATCCAATTTTTTAACCATCAGTATTCTGACTgggtaaaaaaccccaaatatagATATGCACATTCTATATGCAGATACTATCTCTGCTTTGGGACTGATTAAACAGGTAATTGAGCAATTACCATCagcaaatgtatttaaatatttttccaaagttTTAAAATTCACTCAATCTAATTGCAAATGTAGCTAGACTATTATTTTGCAAACAACATTCTCAGTTGACAATTTCTCAtttaaatacataataaaatattttacaggaTATCAAACTACATATTAAGTGATGCTACACTGTGCATGAGATTGTATTTTCCTCAGCTAGGACAGAGTAAGGTTAATGAGAATGTCCCTCTCTTCAGCCACCATACTGCCACAACCAAAGCACAACACATTTCTGCAAGCCAGAAAAACACTCACCCTTTTCTTTAGTCTCTCTCGCTCCTTCAGAGAAAGTGTATCAGCTTTTGCAATCACTGGTACAATATTTACTTTGTTGTGTATGGCCTTCATAAACTCAACATCCAGTGGCTTAAggctaaaattaaaatatgaaaatattttatttttactctaaATTACCAATTTATTTTCACTCCAATATAAATATCTCTCTttacacagagagaaagaacaCAGCCAACTAATGTCAGCAGTTATAGCAGCTGCTTAAGTAATGGCAACCTGGTTCTGAAAATGTAAGTCACCAGGCACAAACCAAttctctaaaataaaataatgtaaaaaaaatgacagagaaACACCTACCCATGACCAAATGGTGAAATGAAATAGAAACAGCAATGAACTCGATTATCTATGATATGCCTTCTGTTCAATCCACTCTCATCATGCAGGTATCGCTCAAACTGCTCATCAATGTACGAGATTATGGTCTTAAAACTGTAAAACAAACAGAGATTTGAGAATCACCAAATGGTACACAACTTTAGGACTCTTTCAAAGGTAATATTAAACCACTAAGATACCCTGCTGGTGAACCAATCTTCTGTTGGACAAAATTTCATTTACTGATTCTACAGAACGGGGAAAATAGAAGAGCACACATCTTAACACTTTACTGAAATTCTAGAATAAGAAAGAATAATAAGCTACTATGCATATTACATATGTATATAAAGATAAAATATACATAACCCAACCTCTGTTCTACAACAAATTTCTCTATGGTTAGTGTTTATATCTTGATTAACATTAATCACACTTTTTCAAGTGTGATTTAAAGATCACCTATTTACTGTCATGGGcggggacaccttccattagtCCAGGGTTctcttgaacactttcagggataaggcagccacagcttctctgagctaCTGTGGCGGGGGCCTCAACAACATCACTGGAAAAAAGTCTCTGCTAAATCCAACTTAAATCTACTCTCAGTTTCTCTGCTACTACAGGCCCCAGAATTAAGTCTCTTTCCATGTTTCCTGTGAGCCCCTTTGATATATTTCAAGGCCTCAGTAAAGGCTCCCTGGATCTTCTCTTGTTCAGACagaaccccaaatctcccagcCTCTCCTTACTGCTGCTCTAGCCCTTGGATGATTTTTGTGGTCCTCCTCTGCACCTGCTCCAATAGGTCCATGTCTGTCCTGTGTtagagccccagagctggatgcaggtCTCACAGGAGCACAGAAGTGGGGCAGAACTCCCTCCCTCAacactgcttttgatgcagcctGGGATAATAATGGCTTTCAGGGACTGCCTGCTCATATCCAACTTTGTGTCCACTAGTGTCCTGGTTCTGGCCCAGATCTACAGGAGGGGGCAACTCCTGAGAGGAACAACTTACTGCAGTGTGCTGAGCCCTGGCTTTTGTTTACTGGACACTGCTCATCACTAGAGAGCTCCCTCAGGCaaggaggaggaaagcagaGCAACAGGCACCATGCAGCTGAACCACGGCCACAACATATGCCGCAAACAGCTGCTCCTACACTGAAGAAGAAATTCAAGACCAAACCAGTTTGCTTAGTgaaggacaaaggggaaggagGGCCCtcacagcaggaggaagaggcaggGCCAGAGATAATCACCCAATTGCTGTCCCTAGTGAGCTACAAGATATgtgaaaaaaattcagctgcTATTTGGGGGAGACCCTGGCAACCTGGCGACATCGTGGCCCACCACATGGAACCAGATCATAGGGAAGCCAAGCAACTGGGATCCCTGTGCTGGGATATGGGCATTGACAAGGGGATTGGGAAAAGGGCAGAAACTCCCAGCTCTGGTGGTGACTTCTGTCAAGTGTGAGGGAAAGGTATTCTCTCAAGGATGATCCAATGGTGTGACCAGGCAGATGGAAGGCCATGGAGGAAGGTATCCAGTACCTGAGAGAAATAGCTGTGCTCTAGGGGTCCTGTAGATCCACAGGAGGTCCACTGTACACAATCCATGTGGCAGAAGTTTGTACAGAGCATTTGTACAGAGCACACCATTGTTGTATATCAACTCATTGGCATTTTTGTCAATGAAAGAAGGAGAGCATACAGTGCTTCAGGTGACCCAACTCTAACAAcatgaatataatttttttttttcttccctactAACCTGCACCTCAGCTGTGGAAAGACTGTCCAAGATTAAGAACAGATTTGAAAAACTCGAGAGCAAATGTTCCATACTCCACCAGTATGGGCCAGTCTCTGTTGTTGGAAGCAAACACCCCCATCCTCAAGAGACAGAATATTTACCACATGGTAACCTGTGGTTTTACCTGCATGACCACAGAAAACCCACCACTGCCTCAGCAGCATGGGGTGCAGGAGTTGAGAGGAAGTACAACCACCACAGGAAATTCTTCAAGCATAAATGCAGCTCCAGTTTCCAGTGGGCATGTCCTCAGACAGAATAGAAGGGCTGATGTTACTTCTGAAGCGTAAGGCTTCAGAACACTTGCAGTACATTGATGACACTATCATGTGGGGAAACATGGCAGAGAAAGCTTTTGAGCAAGGGGAGAAGATAATCCAGATCTTCCCGAAGGCTGGTTTTACCATGAAACAAAGTAAGGGCAAGGGACCTGCCCAGGAAATCCAGTTTTTAGGagtaaaatggcaaaaaaacaTTGTCAAACTCCAATGGATGTGGTCAATAAAACAacagctctgtccccagtgACCAGCAGGAATGAAGGTCAGGCTTTCCTAGgtgctgtgggtttttgttAGGTGCATATTCCAGAGTACAATCAGATTGTAAGGCCTATGATGTGACTCAGAAGAAGCGTGATTTCAAGTGGGGTCCTGGACAACAACAAGCTTTTGATCAAATTAAACAGGAGATTGTTCATGCAGTAGCCCTCGGGCTCGCCAGGACAGGACATGTGGTCTTGAAGCTGAATTTCACTTTATTGGgaaatttaatttccaaaattatggggaaaggcagaggttGCCTTGAGGTTCAGGAGTttgagaagggggaaaaagagatTATCATTGAAAACTGATTGCTATTGATCTCAAGATTACTTCTCAGTATTTACTATAATGTAAAtatgttaaaaaacaaaacaaccaaacaaacaaactctAAGATGAcaaaaagcacttaaaaattaGGCACAGAATCTGAGAATGCTCAAGTGAATGCAGACAAGATCTAGGTGTGGATTTTTGCTTGCACTGAAGAGTAGGCAATTTACTTTCTCAGAGTATTATTGAGACTCAAGGTCACTGTTCACTTAAAGCTCTTTCAAGCAAAATGGAAGttaacaaagaaagaaaaagtgtcacaaaatttatttcaagtTGTGTCAAAGTTACTGATGCCTCTTCACATTATTGGAATTGATTCATAACACCGAAATTAAGCTTCCtcaaaattagaaaacaaaaaaatcccacctcaaatttAGCATTTCACAGACACACAGCACACTTGCACCCCCCAGGACAGGTAAGAAATCTGTGTCAGTCTCCATAGATAGATTAAGAGATGTTCTCTGTGCACGTACCAGTCTCGACAGTTGATGGCATCCCCATATCCTGGTGTATCCACAACCGTGAGCCGCAGCTTCACGCCCCTCTCTTCAATTTCAACTGTGGAGGCTTCAATCTGCACAGTGCGTTCAATCTTATCTGAAAGACAACAAAGTCCATCTTGCAGAATCCAATCTCTAAGACCATGTCATCCTGAGATAAGCTCCAAAGATTAATTGCCAGATAAAACAGCATAAATATTATTCTATCGATTACATTCTAAGGCTTGATAACAAAAAGACTCAGTACATAAATTCCTTCAATGTTATTAGAGGGCTATATGAGATTTCatacttttcttaaaaataatgtagAAATTAAGGCAAAAGGGACTGAGACAAAACCATTGGTAATGGGACAACAATACAAAATTATAtgtaatggatttttttcttaaggcTGGAAGTTATAAGTAATCATCAGCTAACATGATAAAACCATTAAAGCAAGTAATTCAACAGGtagcaaaaagagaaaaattacatcttttattttattaaaatattctcttttgCTGGATTATTGCATACCTTGAATAATGTAGCAAAAATAGGAcaaggaaataaagaagaatAGGAAGTGAAGTTCTCATTCACTAAATATCAATCTAGCAAATGAATTAAGGCACAAGCAGGTATAAACAATTCATATGTTTACAATTGCAACAGATTAAGAACGAAATAAATTCTCTGATTGTTTTAGTTGATTGTTTATCTTACTGTGACACAAAGACTGTTTTTAAGCAAAAGAACGGATCAAATTTCTAGGTGTTAATACGAATACACCCAAAGACTAAATAACAAAGACCTGATAGATGTCCTGGGTGCAGaagaaaatgggtttttttattaaatagcTCAAGTGTCAGGAAGTACATTAGAAACTATTACAGCGAGAAATCACTGCTGGCTTTTACCAAAACTCAAAGATAAATGCATTCAACTCCTAAAACCATTGAGCAAAGATGTATTTACCAGCAGCTCCGGGGATTATCCTTTCTGGGTAGAGATCTGTCAGGAAGAGGCTGTTTATTAATGTAGATTTTCCTAATCCAGATTCACCTGTGATTCAGGATAAAGACAAACTCAACATGTGtacataaataatttcaaaagtatCTGACAGTATTATCTGACTACAGATTTTGTcatatttctttcaaataaagaattttaaagttCTAATTTAGGGTTAGCCAAGTTTACACAAAAAAGgttgaaaaacaatttttacaTCTTGGCTTTTTAATGCATTTCCCAGAGCTTTCACTGATGATTTTTAAGTAATGCTGCTAATCAAGTGGAGTTGTGACCCATTTAGACTTAAGATTTTCCATTTCATGTCTCCTGATTCATTAAGACATGCTTTTCTGTGATCAGTCCAGAATATGAAATATCATACCCATTGAGAAGCTATAACCTGTCAAGGCTTTATCATCAatttaaacaatgaaaaatgCATTGCTGAACTTCTGTACAGCCAGACAACATAAAGCAGgatttatttctggtttttatgCCAATGTGGCAAACAAGAACTCAAAGCAAGAGGAATATGGCCACTGAGCAATTTTTTTATACTGAAGAACTTGAGGATTACCAAATTGTACTGTAAGTATATTTTTGTTCTAGAGATACTGATGGCCATAAGGAAAATTTAGACTCATTAAAGATCAAGATTTCAATCAGAACAAATGTTTATAGCATAAAAAAATAGTAGCAACTTGAAATACTCAGTATTGAGTTCACTGAAGAGACCTTTTTCTagaattttagttttatttcagGTGTTGATAggattaaatttaaaaaaagatgtttaaaaATGATGGGCCACAGAATCTCTGAGTAACACTGCAATATGAATCTGGCAGAAATGTctgaacaacagaaaaaaaggacggaaatagttttaaaatgaagatttgAGTAGGAGCTGCCAGTTTTTAATGCCTTACAGAATGCAGCTTTCAAGATCAGATTGTGTCAGTGCAGCATGCACCACGGAAGGTGACATGCACCCAGAGTAACTCAACGGTCACATGGAATTATttcagcaaaaccagaaaagtatGATTTCATCCAATGCCACATTCCACTAGTTCAGTATGGGTAAATATTACACATAAACCAAATCAGTTTTTATAGTCACTGTCAATGATTATATTGGCTACAGTAGTTTAGTGACTCTTATGTGAAATAACTATTTAGATGAAGTCATAGCTTAATAATGAGAACAAAcctaaaaataaacacaagtgACTGGGATTTCTTTAGGAGCAACACAGCCAAGCAGCCAAATTTTTATAAATTCCAGCTTGTATTTTCAGATACCACAGTAAAcaacaggaggggaaaaaaacataacCAAAAGTTGtgtgaaaaagcaaaatcagtGATTGGGATTCTGTCAGCACAGGCagcttttaaagtattttcctgCTCAGAAATAAAAGAGGATAGCAACTTAATGAAAAATGATAGTTCAAAATAGGCACTGTGACACAGCCCATTAAAGAACATACTTAAACTCCATGCATATTTGAAGAGAAAGAATTCACATTCCAAACTGTTGAAATAATCAACAATTTAAAGCACAGTTTATTTGACCTTACATCAGCTGCCTCCCTCTGCTAGTGTATCTTAAAATACCATTccaaattttaaatgaaattatttttttttaagctcttttcccttcattttcatTTATCCTTTAAAATACTGGCAGGCAACAACAGTAATTTCCACTTCACTCCAACATGGgtggattaattttctttctgttactCTTACACCATATCATTTCCCCTCTATTTCTATTTAACAAGAGACTAGAAACAACTGTTGGTCTATATAATTTTACATTGCTTTCTTCCAGAACTGTTTTACGTGGCACTATTTGCAATTAGAATTCAAACAGATCTAAAAGTTTAAAGAAAGCACATCTATTCTTTCTCAAAACTGTTCACACTTTTAGGATCACTGCACAGTAAATTCTGGAGTTACAGTAGACAGCATAATTTGAAGCAGCTACTTATAGTTTGGTTTTACTCTTGGATTTTATGAGATATCCTTTATGGTATCATCCAAATCAAATCCAATGAAACATACAGTAAAAAACGATGATAAAATCCTAAGAAGGCAAAGGTAAGGGAAAACTCTGTAGAATACTGAAGAACAAAATACAGAAGTAGGACAAAAGCAGTGCTAGAGCTGTCATTTGGCAAAACTAATGAAAGGTTTGAGGATAGACTCTCCCTGTAACTACTGAAATCCAAAACCATTAAGAAGTTAAACAACTCCTATCATGCACTATCTcacctctcctcctccctctgtgATC includes the following:
- the SEPTIN2 gene encoding septin-2, producing MSKQQPAQFTNPETPGYVGFANLPNQVHRKSVKKGFEFTLMVVGESGLGKSTLINSLFLTDLYPERIIPGAADKIERTVQIEASTVEIEERGVKLRLTVVDTPGYGDAINCRDCFKTIISYIDEQFERYLHDESGLNRRHIIDNRVHCCFYFISPFGHGLKPLDVEFMKAIHNKVNIVPVIAKADTLSLKERERLKKRILDEIEEHGIKIYHLPDAESDEDEDFKEQTRLLKASIPFCVVGSNQLIEAKGKKVRGRLYPWGVVEVENPEHNDFLKLRTMLITHMQDLQEVTQDLHYENFRSERLKRGSRKIEDEEVNKDQILLEKEAELRRMQEMIARMQAQMQMQMQSGEGDSSAVHGHHV